A stretch of DNA from Anopheles ziemanni chromosome 3, idAnoZiCoDA_A2_x.2, whole genome shotgun sequence:
ACTTCAAGGAACGTATTTTCAACATGGTGTCGTTTCAACAAGTGCGTTCTGATGAAAAAGCATCCCACGTCATTGTCGTGGCCGACGTAAGCAAACGTACGCACTTAAATCTTGTATCAGGTGTAAAATGAGTCTTCTAACATTACAGGATCAATCACAGACAGACGAAACATCACCCACAAAAGGAAGCAAAGTTAATGTACCACCGGCCGCCGTGCACGTGAAAAAGTTACACATTGCTACAAGTCCCAATAGAAACGTCTCAGAATCGGAAGAATTGGATCAAACGTTGGAAGAAATCGACCAACCAGAACCGGAAGAAAAGCCCCGGTCGTTCCTTACGTATGTTACATATTtggtttatttcttattttgggCCACATTGTACGCCATTGCTATTGAACTTCGATTTGGAGTAGTATTCCTTATGCTTTCCGCTTTGTTCGGAATTTACTTCAATACGCGAACGAAACGAGCTCCTGGTGAGATAAGTGCATACAGTGTGTTTAACAAGAATTGCGAAGCTATTGATGGTACCTTGAAAGCTGAACAGTTTGAACGAGAAATAGGAATAAGGCATTGATCATAGGAACATTTTGACGGTGgggtatatttattttttgggcCTAACCGATTGTAAGAAACGGCGTAAAGCAATGCAAATGCAATGTTATATTTGACTATTTCTGATTTTGTTACTACTCGTGAAGACTGTTAAGATGTTTGTGATTCAAAGGCAGTGTGACTGAAAATAAAGATCCATTCaacttttttcgtaaagcCCCGTGGCGTTGAgatatttattgtttattcgatacatttataaaatatctttcattacataaaaaacagaaaacaatattttcatgTAAAGCAATCTGGTGATATGTTGTTAACAACTAGTTTAGTAATGTTCACAATTTAAGTCATTTGGTAGACGACGTAAAACGCTTTGGCATATTGTCTAATTTTAGTGCATATCCTTTCGAAAGTAAATTGTATCAGATTAAAAGTTTAATTCGATCTGGATATAAACCGTTGGCACAAATAGCTTTTAGCGCATCAACGAAATCTATGAATTCGGTGAACAAAAATTCCCTACACAATCTTCAAATCCACAATTGAAACAGCCAATtgtgaaaaaaagtaatatcgCTAGCAATTCAACTGATATTAATTTCGCCAAATATGTATGCGTCGAGTTTGAggattattgtttgaaaaatgatagCAAAAATAAGTGGTTCTTaactaaagaaaatgaaatatggttTAGAGTCCAATGATACTATTTCGATTCATGGAATACCAGGCAACGATCAGaggttatttttcgaaaaaccaaTAAGATCCtcctatttaaacatttatggtTCATCTTTGACACAAAATTCGCAAAATGCTCGAAATTCGTcttgatttcatttaaacatttacaaattttaattccgcAAGCATAGAACTGTTCAACGACCTTTTTAAACGGAGGCCTGTGATTGGTCGGCCCGAACCGGTCGAAATAACCGGTTCTCCAAAACGGTTCTTCAAGGTCAAAATAAGGTCATAAGTCACTGGCGTCATCTGGTGGTCGCAGTCACGTACTACTCCAATTCCCGGTTCGAACCGGTTGGAAATTGGACCGCTGCTAGCGCCATCTGGTGGCCTCACTAGCGCCATCTGGTGGCCTCACTAGCGCCATCTGGTGAGCGCAGCTCAAAAAAGGTTCATACCATTGCTATGCTCAGCAGCGCCACCTAGCGTATAAAGTTATTACTATTTTGCTCCGCCTTTGTAGACCGTCTTGAACAAATCGACTGATTGGTAGTAGGAATGTATAATTTCGTGTTCAAGTTCCtcaaaaaatagaaaagatagaaaaatcTAAGTTTGGGTGAAGTTGTTTGTCTTTGAAAGACCTTCCATTTAAGGGGCTTCATGACCAAATCGGTCaagagacaaaaaagttattaacgaATTGGCTGTTCAGCTTAAAATTCAACGGTTTCTATGGTTGATAGAGAGGGACAAAAGTATTACAACTTCACGACGTCACGAACACAAACAATCTTCGAACAAAATGGGAGAATGGATATTTTTCGAACTgccattgttgttgttattattggTATTACTATTATCTAAATTAGCTATTGATTTCTTGTTGTGGTCGAGTGAATTTATGCATAATATAGTGACTAAATTTATATATTCAATACCTGATATTTTACATCCTTAATCCTTTTTTGATAATTGGCAAAAAGAAGGTCATATTCCACAGAATACAGTTTGTAAATACTTGGTTTTTTGTTAGTAAGGAATAAGACATTGAATAATTTAGTTGAGATGGATTGCAATTCAAACTATACTGATATTAATACATCGATAGAGCAAGTTGGATAAGTTACACCTACATTAGTGCTATATGGAACAACAGGATACAGtacatgttttcttaaatttaatttaatgcttgaaaaaacttataaaaataaaaaaaatgcattcagGGGCACGAAAAATGGTGATACAGGCAGCCATCGAAACTTGGCCGCCATTATTGTTACGCCATCCCTCAACCAGTTCTTTCGCGCCGTGCAATCATCCTTTCCTATGTATCGAAAACCCGAGAATGGTGTATCATTATCGAGCGAACAAGGGGTCGCAATTCTATTACACCCGGCTACTACACGGATGcggggtgtgtgtatgtatgtctTCGGGCGACGTGTCCAACTGACACCAGCGTATTGTTTCCGTGCCCCTTTGCACACATGCTTCGAGCGCTCCGAGGTCGTTAGCGTTTTTGCGGGACCACGGAGAGGAGTAAGTCAAGGGGATTATTAATATTCATACATTTCATCCCATTGAGGCTCGGACTGAATACGCCAAAATGTGATACGCATCGTTAGCACTCACGTCAAGCGATCGCGTCCGACGGGGatgaagtaacaaaaaaaaaaagatggcatCATCAGGACACCCCGGCGGGGAAGAAAGATGGTGGAAGCGGTGGTTCGTACTCATTTCGATAAATTGTAACGCGATAACGACGCGACGGTTGATGGCGGTTCCGCGTCGCACCGAACCACGGGGCGTTTGGTCCCCTTCCCCTCTTAGCAAAGGTAGATCCACCATTTTGTACCAAATGCTGCTGGTTGATGGAAAATATCGATTTACTTGTGAGTTTCCGTAACCCGTCAATGTCGTGTTAGGCAGGGTTGAAGACGGTCGGTTCCCGGTTTCCCGATGCTTGATTATtcggcaaacatttttcacagTTGGCACACTAATTGAAACCGGCCCGGGCAACGACATTTCGATGGTTTTGGCTTTCCGATGAGTTTGCACGAAACGCAATCTCATCGATAACCCCCATTGACACGCAGCAGGAGAAACAATTTCCACCATCGCTTATTAGCGTCCGTTGCATCCTTTTGTACAATCGCAGTATGGCGCATGCAATGTGCTAATGATAAGATTGAATTATTGAGTTTTTCCATCACTAACAGTAAATACATAACCGAATTTGTTTTACTAGCCCTTTCAATCCATCAGAAGTAAGATAAAAGTAGTACAATTGTATAAAAGAAGTACAATTCTCTAACAATTGGTCCTTTacttgaatgaatgaatttaatCGTGAATTAATATTTAGTTATTGGTTACAGCCAACCTAgtgcttgaaaaaaaaacaccttaaatatattacaaaattttcaaactttcgAGTAAAAGGATTGAATAAATTTGCATTAAATAAGATATAGATAAAATTGCCATCGGAAAAGGTTGATCCACAAACAagacaaaatatgttttttgttgatcATTAAACTACAATCAAATGTTGGTTCCACTGAATTAAAATCacagtaaattgaaaaatattcgaagCGGAGGGCGAGATTTAAAATACATTGCTGCCATTTACGGTGTTCATAGTGCAAGCCAAAATTGAACCAAGTCCGACAAAACTTTGAAGCCATACTAAATATTTCTCTTGAAttaatttccaaattttcaaaattttcaaattgcttTTAGTTTCGAAAATGGCAACCACAAATACTGCAATATCTCGCAAATTGCCAAAGACATACGGGACCCAAAAGATAATCAACTAAGGATTGGTGTAGGCGAACAGCACttcattaaatattaaaatgttgAACAATGACCCAGGAAATTGTATTTTACAGAACTGATATTAGTATTATTCGAGTACAATTCACAACACGGAATTGAAAAAGTGTGTAGAATCAAACTCTAAGGTACTACTTTGACTAAAAATAATTGGGAGGACATATGATTTACTTCGAGGCAAAAACTGGACATTTTCATTGACTAATCCTGGTAGTCTATTGGTACGATGTTTTGCGCAATAATAGCCTTATCGAAGAATTTTACTTTGAAACTTATTTGAATGCTGAACATGCTGCAATTTGGAATATGGTTTTCCTCTttacattatttaaatttatggaTCGGACTGCACATGATTTTAGcagatttttatatttattcatttagtttggaaattgttttacaatgttaTTTTCCTTAAATAATATATACGTTGAACAACGaaaagtatatttttttacaaaattccatcattcaattaaaacattcttttcctATAACTTCTTCATGATCAATTGTTTGAACATTTGTGTGGACACAAACTAAaacacaaatgaaaaacagtaACGTTCTGCCATTGATGGAGCGAAAAAGTCGATAATCGTTTATTGAAGAGAGCCATAAACGTTCGTTCGCATATAAACGCGCTCGTGAAGAAGAATTCCTCTTAATCAATCAACAATCATAACTTATCGCATGGAATCCACTTGGTTTCGGTAGTGACCAGCAGGCGCCAGTAATTTTCCGACCGTTCCAAATGCTTCAATCGTGAGACTGTAATCATAATGTCGGTATGTATCGTAACATTTGGACATCGGCAAACGGTAGCCGAAAAATTCCATTGTCAGCCGCGATGAGacggtactttttttttctctgcaaCCAGCATTCCTGTGCATTGTTCTGGTGCccattaaaaatggaaaacaattcaCCATGTGTCTCAACAATCCCAGCACCGTTTACCCGTCTTTAGTGATCCAGCAATAACAGACACAGAGAGTCGATGGGAATCCGTGCGGAGTGGTTTCGAACCGCCCGAAAGCTAGTCGGAAAAACGAGCATCTGCAACGAACCCCATTCTTCCCGGGGGCCTAATTTACCATCCACACTTCCAGGCGCAAGATTGGCTGGATTAGGATAATAGATCAATTTGAACCGCATACCAAACGGAAGACAAACGGTCAACGAGAGTCGTATCTCTCAACCAATGCCCGATTCAAATGGATGGACAACAATTCACttaccgaaacaaaacaaaaaaaaaacctatacCCCGAACGAATTGTAACGAAATTGCTGGCCACACTAAACGGTGCTTTACCCAAACATGGCATCGGGTTTTAAGGCGAACGGCTTTCGTCCCGTCCCGAGCGCTTAAAAATTTCCTTCTCCATTACGCGAATTACTGGGAGCACCTGGGTTAAAAGGACGTGTAGTGAACTTGGAAGGTAGCGCTGGCATGAGTCGGCAGTTTCCCGGCCCCGAGTTTCCTAGCCCAAGCTCCAATACTAAAGGGTGTGGAGAGGGAATtcgaccaaaaacaaaactatgcaTCGGCCACCATCATCTTCTGTTCGTTGTCTGGTGGGTGGTTCGTGGAGGGAGGGTTTGGTGGGACGATATTGGGCATACATtggatatatatttttatccgTTTGTGTACAGCGCTTGTGCTTCGTCCATTCTCTCGCATTATCTGCCGTGGGCCTTTCTTCGCACACTGGTCCGATTAACGGTTTCGTATGATTGCTGTTTGGCTTAATTGTAAAATTATGGTGCTATTTCGCTGGTTTCGAGCTGCCTTGCGATGCTGCACCCTTGCGGAGTCTATGAATGGATAATTTGAAAGAATTACCAAATGAGGCAGACTGTTTGCTGGTCTTTTGCCTCGGTGGCCTTTACCTGCGGAGTTGCTCGAGTTCGTTTAGTTTCGGTGTACCGAAACGGAATGCGGGTTTCGGTTGCAATCGCGATAATTTCACCTAAACCTATACACAATTCGTCCATCTTTGTCAGTTTCGGAGAAAAAAAGCTTCAGTAAAAGATGACTCTGCAAACGATTAACCGAGGTAGATAGGCTAGAAACATTTATgatattgtttaatttattttagttttttaaaatatcctcaaaaatgtaaaatttaacgattttattttatatcggTATAAACAATTTCTTTGACGAAGCATATGGAGAGGCGATGCAAGAGCATTTTG
This window harbors:
- the LOC131288001 gene encoding SAYSvFN domain-containing protein 1 → MESKLDSYRKVKRRQALLNDFKERIFNMVSFQQVRSDEKASHVIVVADDQSQTDETSPTKGSKVNVPPAAVHVKKLHIATSPNRNVSESEELDQTLEEIDQPEPEEKPRSFLTYVTYLVYFLFWATLYAIAIELRFGVVFLMLSALFGIYFNTRTKRAPGEISAYSVFNKNCEAIDGTLKAEQFEREIGIRH